The sequence GAAGCCTGAAGCACTAAATCTTGTCCTGGGGGTGGAGCTTAGTCTTCTCACCGCACCCGTATGGATAGCTGAATACAATGGGTACTTTCAGAAAAACAATCTGAACCTGGAAATTCGCGGATTCACTTCTGGAAAAGCATCACTGGCCGCAATGCTCAAAGGGGAGAGGCTGGATGTAATCACGGTTGCCCAGACCCCCATCATGTTTAACAGCTTCAAAACAGATAGCTTTGCAATTGTTGCAACCATGGTCACCTCCTATTCGGATATGAAGCTCATCGTAAATAGTGATAGCGGTATAAACAGCACCTTGGATCTTAAGGGAAAGAAGGTAGGGCTGACTAATGGTTCGACTGGCGAGTACTTCTTCTCACTGGTTCTGCTGGACTCAGCAGTGGAGCCATCAACAGTAGAGGTCATAGACATTGCACCATCAGGATTGCCACTTGCTCTGAAGGAGGGTCTTGTCGATGCAATTTGCACTTGGGAACCCCACGCCATCAACGCAAAAAGGCTTATTGGAGACAAGGCATCCGCACTGAAAACCTCGGACAAGCTCTATCGTGAGGACTTCTACTTCGTTGCCAACAAGCATGTTCTGGAAGTCTCGCCGCAAGCGTTCATCCGGTTTCTGAGTGCAATCGAAGAGGCTGAGGCATTCATCCACAGTAATAGGGAGGAAGCCAAGGGTATTGTATCCAAACGCCTGAATCTGGACAGGGTCTTTGTGGATGCCCTGTGGGATGAATTCAACTATCAACTCAGTCTGGATCAGACTGTTTTCCTCACATTAGAAGATGAGGCGAGGTGGGCTATTGCAAATGGGTTGACCGATGCCACTCAAATACCCAACTATCTCAATTATATTAATACGGGTCCCCTGAAGAAGGCGAATCCGGGTGCTGTTAAGATCTATTAACAAAACAGTACCACTTACTACCAGCTTCAGCTGGGGATGCGGACCTTTGGCATGCGCTCGAGGATGAGTTCCGTTTTCTCGTACATCCAGTCGGTACGGCGTCCATCATAGTAACGCGGGTTGGGTAGTATCGCGGCAAGGCGTGCAGCCTGCCATGGGGATAACATTGAAGCGGGAACGCCGTAGTGATGACGGGCGGCCGCTTCGGCACCATAGATGCCATTGCCCCATTCGGCATAATTAAGATAGAGCTCAAGAATACGATGTTTGGAGAGGGTGGCCTCTAACATTACCGTGATAATCGTCTCTTCAGCTTTGCGGAGCAGGGAGCGTTCACTGGAGAGAAACAGGTTCTTGGCAAGTTGCTGTGAAATCGTCGATCCACCAGCGGCAAAACGTCCTTTCTCAATGTTTTTCTCCA comes from Mariprofundus aestuarium and encodes:
- a CDS encoding ABC transporter substrate-binding protein, which produces MIQKRTLLVITVAAVAVAATVWVSFLQKEQKPEALNLVLGVELSLLTAPVWIAEYNGYFQKNNLNLEIRGFTSGKASLAAMLKGERLDVITVAQTPIMFNSFKTDSFAIVATMVTSYSDMKLIVNSDSGINSTLDLKGKKVGLTNGSTGEYFFSLVLLDSAVEPSTVEVIDIAPSGLPLALKEGLVDAICTWEPHAINAKRLIGDKASALKTSDKLYREDFYFVANKHVLEVSPQAFIRFLSAIEEAEAFIHSNREEAKGIVSKRLNLDRVFVDALWDEFNYQLSLDQTVFLTLEDEARWAIANGLTDATQIPNYLNYINTGPLKKANPGAVKIY
- the mtgA gene encoding monofunctional biosynthetic peptidoglycan transglycosylase; protein product: MMDISPTMKDQITPERAAPLLPPSTSKRRWIKRVLLTVLFLFAGWNLWVFSQLLDWRSQNPETSAFMQQTLKTQQAKNPKASLNHRPVAYNRISPYLKRAVIAAEDAAFVDHSGFDWEGIQLALEKNIEKGRFAAGGSTISQQLAKNLFLSSERSLLRKAEETIITVMLEATLSKHRILELYLNYAEWGNGIYGAEAAARHHYGVPASMLSPWQAARLAAILPNPRYYDGRRTDWMYEKTELILERMPKVRIPS